DNA from Actinoplanes sp. SE50/110:
GTCGGCCGCGGCCTCTGGGCCGGCGCCCACGGCGACTACTTCCCCGGATCGATCAGCGACGTGCGGGTCTACCCGTACGCGCTGGACGCGGCCGCCGTGTCGGCCCTGTACGCCACGGGCCGCTGAAGTCCCACCGGGTCCGGCGGGTGGTGAGCACCGCGCCGGTGGTTCGTCCGGCCGCCCTACGCCGGCGGGCACGGTGGGGCCGCGCGGGTACGCCGGTAGGTGCGGGATCTGCCCACATGATCTACTGCCCGGTGTGAAACGAGCGGCGATCCTGGTCACAGCCCTGATCGTGGCCGTGGCCGCGGTCGTCGGCTGGCGCTGGTGGCATCACCGTCCGCCGTTCGGGCCGAAGGCGATGAACGCCCGGGCCACCCTGCACCCGGCCGACGCCGCGGCGGTCACCGCCGCGTTCGGGCCGGGCCGGGCGATCGTCGCCGGGGACGGTGACCGCACGTTCCTCGGTGAGGTCACCTGGACCCGTCCGGCGCACCCGCGGGCGGGCAACAGTTTCTGGATCGTCGTGCTGGACAAGAGGGCGCACGTCAAACCGGACATGGTCGCGGCGACGTCGGCCCGGCCCGGTGACCTGTTCCTCGGCGAGGATCCGGTCCTCGACCGGGCCCAGGCCCGCTATCCGTGGCTGCGCGGTGCCGGCACCGTCGCGACCGGCGGCGGTTACGTGAGCCGGGGCAATGCCGTCCACGTCGCCTCGGTGGACGCCGCTCCGGTCACCGTCGAGGTGGTCCTGCCCGCGTCCCGCAATCCGACGGACGTGCTGATCGCCCTGGTCAGCGCCGGCCCGGACGGCCAGCTCTACTGGGCGCAGCGCCTGCTGAACTGACCGGCGGCGTCCGGGTCAGCGGCTGGGCGTGATGTCGTAGTCGTTGAGGGCCCGGGTCAGGGCCCGGCAGACCTGGCCGTAGCGGATCGCGTCGTTGGTGGACAGGACGCAGATCGGGGTGCGGGCGACGCTGATCCACAACTGGTGGCGGCGGCCGTACCGGCGCAGGTCCTCCAGGGCCTGCAGGCCGGTGGAGCCGGCCGCCAGGTGGGCGACGACCCGGATCAGCAGCAGGGCGGCGATCACCAGCAGGCCGCGGAACGCCCACAGCCACCAGGTCAGCGCCCAGACCACGACTTCGAAGACGATGACGGCGAGGAGCACGACGAGGGCGATCCGGCCGCGGCGGCCGACCGAGCGGCGGCCGCGGCGCCAGGCGTTCTCGATCTCGCCCAACGGATAGAGATGGCCGTTGACCTCGACGCCCGCGCCGGCCACCGTGATGTCGGCGTCCTGGTAATAGATTCGCATCGTCACCACCCGCTTACAGCATGCACCCGGCGCGCCAGAAAGCGTCTCTCGGATCATGGTTTGGTCCAGAGCAGGATCCCTGCGAGGGTGAGTGCGGCCTGGTAGTGGACGGCTGGTTTGTCGGTGCGGTACTTCCACGTGATCGCTTCGATCACCTCACGGTACCGATGACAAGCGGCACGAGAGTGGGCGTTTTGCGGCACCGCCACCCGGGCACCGTGTAGGCATGCGCACGCCGGCCCCTGCCCTCGCCAGGCCGGTCGACAGACCGGCGCCGACGCTGGACTCCCGCTTCGCCGCGGCGGCTCTGACCGACCTGCGCCACACGGTTCGAACCGCGGCAGCCGGCGCCGGGCTGCACGGGGAACGGTTGGACGACTTCATCGTGGCTGTGCAGGAGCTGATTACCAACGCCGTGCGGCACGGCGGCGGTCGGGGTCGGCTGCTGCTGCGTCGGTACGACAACACCGTGACCTGTGAGATCAGCGACCACGGCAGCGGATTCCCCGGCGGCGTCCCCCCGATCGTCAGCCCGCCACCGGCCGGCGTGCCCGGTGGCCGCGGGCTCTGGCTGGCCACCCAGCTCAGCGACACCCTGCTCATCACCGATCGACCCGATGGCGTGACCGTCACGATCACCATCTGCCTGACTACTCCTGGTATGCCGGCCGGTGTGACACCGGCCGCAGACTCCGGTACGGTGCCCGCACGACAGCAGTCGGAGCTGGCCGTCATGCCTGGTCCGCCGCTTCTTGGCAGCGACGGCGGGAGCACACCGGCATGAACCCCACCTGGCAGCACAGCGTCCAACGCGACACCGCCACCAGCACCATCGCCCTCAGTGGAGAACTCGACCTCGCCGCGACCGCCACCCTGAACGACCTGTTCGCCGGTCAACTCGCCGTTGATGGCATCATCACGGTGCGTGTCGACCTGTCCGCGGTGACCTTCCTCGATTCCACGGTGATCACCACCCTGATCGTCGCTCGTAATACCGCGACCGCCGGCAACCGCCAGTTCACTGTCACTCACGCCGCCGGCCACGTTCGGCGCGTCCTGACCGTCGCAGGTGTTCTCGACACACTGACCACCGACCCCGGCTGAAGGCAGCGCCGCATCGACCGTCCCGACTCCTGCTGGCGCCTGTACCTCATCGGTGGAGCTGTCACGGCTGTGGGCTGCGGTGGCTGCGACTGCGGAAAGAGTGCCGTACGATCAGGCGCTTCCGGGGGCGAAATCCCGAGGACGCCATCTTCGTGACGGAAAGGCTGTCCGTAGCTACGCAAAAACGTTTCGCAACCGTACGATTATTTTCCGTAGCCGGACGGCTATTGCGCCGTCGCTCGCCTCGGCGTCGGGCGAAGCCGACGACGACAGTCTTTTACGGATCTGAAATAGGCGACGGACAAATAGTGCGGCCGGCATACGAAGCTTCGAGCGAATGTAATTTTGCCGACCCCCTGGCCCCTGATTGGGTGATTGATCCGGATGGTCGCGCCCTTCTACCGTCGGTCGGTCATCGACTCGGAGGGCTTCCTTTGTCTGGTTTCTTGGCGCGTACCGTTGTCCGCAAGGTGGTGTGGCCCGTTGCGGCGGCAGCGGTCGTGGGAGCGGTGAATGTGCCGCCGGTGTGGTCGGCGGTGTCGCGGTGGCAGCACGAAAAGTTGATCAATAGCGCGGCGTACAAGAGCTCGCATGGTTTCTGGCAGGTGGTGAAACTACCGGCGGGCAGCCGGGTGAACGCCATCCACTCGGCGATGCTGCCGTCCGGCAAGCTGCTGTTGATCGCGGGTTCGGGCAACGACCGCACCCAATTCAAGGCGGGCACGTTCAAGACACTGGTGTTCGATCCGGTCAGCGGAAACACGAAGCTGGTACCTACCCCGACCGATTTGTTTTGTGCGGGTCATGCGTTTCTGCCAAATGGCAAGCTTCTGGTCGCCGGCGGCACGCTGCGCTACGAGGTGCTGCAGCCGGACGTGACCCATGCGGGCGGAACGATGACGGTGAAGAACGAGTCACCTGACGGCGCCCGTTCCTTTCCGAAGGGCACCGTGTTCGTGGCGGCGAACGGGCTGCGCTACACCTCCGGTGATGCCTTCACGGTTCCCGCCGCCACCAAGACGGTGACGCCGGCGGCGGCCGGCGGTAAGACGAAGGTCGCCGTTGCGGCGAGCTCCGTCGACGTGTGGGTCGACGGAGCCGGTGACGGCGTCCAGTATGCCACCGGCATCCGCGGTCAATACCGCATCGACGGGCTCACCGGAGCCGATGCGCGCAACGTGTACGGCATGACCGACCGGATCAGCATGGATAAGCAGGACTATCAGGGCCGCAAGGAGGCTTACGAGTTCAACCCGGTGACCGAGCGGTACGAGCGGGTCGCCGATATGCACGAGAAGCGCTGGTATCCGACGCTCACGGGCTTGTCGGACGGCTCAGTCTTGGCGTTGTCCGGCCTGGACGGCAGCGGCAAGGTCGTCGATGGGACCCGGAACGAGGTCTTCGACCCGAAGACGCAGACGTGGACGGTCCGCAAGGACCTCAATCATTACTTCCCGACCTACCCGACATTGCTGCAGACGGCAAAGCCCGGCGTGCTGTTCTACACGGGCTCCAATTCGGGGTACGGGCCGGCCGACCGCGGCCGTGACCCGGGCCTGTGGAACCTGAGTGACAACAGCTTCCGCAACGTCTCCGGCCTACGCGATCCTGACCAGCTGGAAACCAGCATGTCGGCGTGGGTGGGGCCGGTGCAGAACCAGACGGTGATGGTGGTCGGTGGCGGAGGCGTCGGCGAATCTCGCCACTCGACCCGGCGTATCGACATCATCAACCTCAACGATCCGACGCCGCACTTCCGGCCCGGGCCGGATCTGCCGGAGCCTACTCGCTATCCGAGCCTGGTGAACCTGCCGGACGACACCACGTTGATCACCAACGGTTCGCGCGACTATCGCGGCCGCGGGGCGAGCGACAACCATGTCGCGCGGATCTACCATCCGGACACCAATACCTTGTCGATGGCGGCGGACCCGCACATCGGGCGTAACTATCACAGCTCGGCGGTGTTGCTGCCCGACGGGCGGGTGCTGACGGCCGGTTCCGATCCGTTGTACGCCGACAAGAAGAACACCATTTCCGGAACGTTCGAGCAGCGGCTGGAGATCTACACGCCGCCGTACCTGTTCCACGGGCCGCGGCCCCAGATCACTGCTGGGCCGCCCGTCGTCGGCTACGGGCAGAAAGCCGACTTCGCCACAAGCTCGCCGGCGGAGATCGCCAGTGTCCGGCTGATCCGGCCCAGCGCCGCGACGCACATGCTGAATCCGGACCAGCGGTCCTTGGCGGTGCCCTTCACGACGACAGCCGCCGGCGTGCGCGTCACGGTGCCGGAGCAGGCCGCGCTCATGCCTCCGGGACCTTACATGGCGTTCGTGGTCAACCGAGCCGGCGTTCCGTCGGTAGCTCGGTGGATCACCGTGCATTGACCTGCATCGAGCGGGCGCTCCGCCGGATCCGGAAGGGGTGCCCGCTCTCATGCCGGTCAGGAAGCGCGAGCCGCGAGGCCGAGGGCGTACTCCGGCCACCACTGCCCGGCAGGCGGCTCGCCGGAACGGCAGGAGCCGTCGGATTCACCGGGACGTTTGACCCACAGAAAGGCGTCGACCAGGGGTTGACCGGTCTCTGTGGTCGGTGCCGCACCCAGCGCGCGGCCCGGCGGGTTGCACCAGCGGGAGGTATCGTCGCTCGGCGCCGGCCCGTCTCCGTTGCGGCTGGTGTCGACGACGAAGTGGATGTGGCCGCCCAGCGCGTCGGACAGGCCGTTGCCGAAGGTGATGTTGTCGGAGGTGGTGTAGAAGTTCGCCACGTTGAGCGCGAAACCGTCCGCCTCGGCGATTCCCGCCCGCCGCAGCGCCAGTGCCAGCTGACGCGTGTCGGTGATCCAGCCCGGGTTGCCGGCGTCGAGGTAGACGCTGGTGGAGCTGTTGCCCTTGAGGACGGTGACCGCGTCGTGCAGCACGGCGAGTCGCTCGCCGGATTCGGCGCAACCCTGCAGCGAGTGCGCGATCGCGTCCGGCTCGAGGATCACCACCGCGGGTCGGTTGCCGATGCCCCGGGCGAATCCGCGAATCCACTCGCCGTAACGGGCGGCGGAGGCGGCGCCGCCGGAGCTGTGACCGCCGCAGTCACGGTCGGGGATGTTGTAGGCCACCAGCACGGGCAGCTGCCCGGCGGCCTCGGCCCGACCCACGAGTGCGCCCACCCGTTCGGCCACGGGTATCGGTCCGTCGGTAACCCAGTCTGCTACCGGCCGATCCGCGATCTTGCGTAGCAGGGCGGCCTGCTGCGAGTGTCCGTCGGCCTGCCACTGGGCGGCTTGAGTCGCTGCGCGCCCGTGCGGATCCACATAGAAATGCTGCTGTGCCAGCGCACTGTTCTCCCGAAGCATCGAAGTTGCAGCGCCAGGCCGCGCTGTGCTCGGCTTCGGTGCGCGCCGGTGTCCGTCGGTGGCGAATTCCTTGACACAACACAAGGCCATCGCGATCGCGCTGATAGCGATCAAGGCGAGCGTGAATCGCCGGCGTCGGGTGGGAATCAACACGAGAAGGCAAGCCCTTTCAACAGTGGAAGACGGAATAAATGCTATCGGAACCCCCCGAAGTGGGTGATTTTTAACCGAATAAAAGGGACGAAGCCGTACAAACCGTGCCGGTGGAAGATGCGCTGACTAGCCGTTGCTCCTACGCTCGCCGTGCTGAACGCCGATCCCGCACCCGCGGAAACGCCCTGGCATCGACCGCCGTAAGGCATGCGCCTGGCCGGGCGTCTCGGACAGCGAAAGGATCCTGGTGCCCTCAACCCCTGAGCCGCCTGCCGTCGATGCGTCCTGGGCGCGGCTGGAAGCTTTCAGCCGTCTCGCCGGTCCGCTCACCGTCGTCCCGGACGACCGTCCGTACCGGGTGGCCTATCGCAACCAGCGAGCGGTCGACGGCCGGCGCCACATGATTAACGCTGCGGTGATCGCGCTCTGCAACGTGTGCTTCGAAGTGTTCTTTTTCGCCTGGCTGCTACGGCCGGACCACATCGGGCCGACTCACATCGGCCCTGCGGCCCAGGCCGCCCGGGTCGCGAACCTCGTCGTGATCGCGGCGATCGCCGTCGTCGAGCTGCTTCGCCTGATCAACGTACTGTCGCTGTCGCTGGCCTCGGTCGTGGCCCGCGACCCGGTCCCCGTCGTACCCGACGACGACCTCCGGGTGGCCTTTCTGACCACCATCGTGCCGAGCAAGGAGCCCATCGCGGTCGTCACGGACACGTTGCGTGCGGCTACCCGGATCCGGCACCGCGGGACCTTCGACGTCTGGCTGCTCGACGAGGGCGATGACCCGGCCGTCAAAGCGGTCTGCGCCGAGCTGGGCGTGCGGCACTTCACCCGGAAGGGCAATACCGGTTACAACCAGCCGGCCGGGGCGTTCAAGGCCAGGACCAAACACGGCAACTACAACGCTTGGCTCGACGCCCACGGCGACCGGTACGACGTGCTGCTGTCGGTCGACCCGGATCACGTGCCCTTGGCCAACTTCGCCGAACGAATCCTGGGCTACTTCCGGGACCCCGACGTGGCCTATGCGGTCGGGCCGCAGTGCTACAAGAACGGCGAGGAGTTCGTCACCCGCGCCGCCGAGTCGCAGCAGTTCCCGTTCCACAGCGTCATCCAGCGTGCCGCCAACCGTTACGGCACGCCGATGCTGGT
Protein-coding regions in this window:
- a CDS encoding DUF6232 family protein, with product MRIYYQDADITVAGAGVEVNGHLYPLGEIENAWRRGRRSVGRRGRIALVVLLAVIVFEVVVWALTWWLWAFRGLLVIAALLLIRVVAHLAAGSTGLQALEDLRRYGRRHQLWISVARTPICVLSTNDAIRYGQVCRALTRALNDYDITPSR
- a CDS encoding ATP-binding protein codes for the protein MRTPAPALARPVDRPAPTLDSRFAAAALTDLRHTVRTAAAGAGLHGERLDDFIVAVQELITNAVRHGGGRGRLLLRRYDNTVTCEISDHGSGFPGGVPPIVSPPPAGVPGGRGLWLATQLSDTLLITDRPDGVTVTITICLTTPGMPAGVTPAADSGTVPARQQSELAVMPGPPLLGSDGGSTPA
- a CDS encoding STAS domain-containing protein, with the translated sequence MNPTWQHSVQRDTATSTIALSGELDLAATATLNDLFAGQLAVDGIITVRVDLSAVTFLDSTVITTLIVARNTATAGNRQFTVTHAAGHVRRVLTVAGVLDTLTTDPG
- a CDS encoding galactose oxidase early set domain-containing protein: MARTVVRKVVWPVAAAAVVGAVNVPPVWSAVSRWQHEKLINSAAYKSSHGFWQVVKLPAGSRVNAIHSAMLPSGKLLLIAGSGNDRTQFKAGTFKTLVFDPVSGNTKLVPTPTDLFCAGHAFLPNGKLLVAGGTLRYEVLQPDVTHAGGTMTVKNESPDGARSFPKGTVFVAANGLRYTSGDAFTVPAATKTVTPAAAGGKTKVAVAASSVDVWVDGAGDGVQYATGIRGQYRIDGLTGADARNVYGMTDRISMDKQDYQGRKEAYEFNPVTERYERVADMHEKRWYPTLTGLSDGSVLALSGLDGSGKVVDGTRNEVFDPKTQTWTVRKDLNHYFPTYPTLLQTAKPGVLFYTGSNSGYGPADRGRDPGLWNLSDNSFRNVSGLRDPDQLETSMSAWVGPVQNQTVMVVGGGGVGESRHSTRRIDIINLNDPTPHFRPGPDLPEPTRYPSLVNLPDDTTLITNGSRDYRGRGASDNHVARIYHPDTNTLSMAADPHIGRNYHSSAVLLPDGRVLTAGSDPLYADKKNTISGTFEQRLEIYTPPYLFHGPRPQITAGPPVVGYGQKADFATSSPAEIASVRLIRPSAATHMLNPDQRSLAVPFTTTAAGVRVTVPEQAALMPPGPYMAFVVNRAGVPSVARWITVH
- a CDS encoding glycoside hydrolase family 6 protein; the encoded protein is MLRENSALAQQHFYVDPHGRAATQAAQWQADGHSQQAALLRKIADRPVADWVTDGPIPVAERVGALVGRAEAAGQLPVLVAYNIPDRDCGGHSSGGAASAARYGEWIRGFARGIGNRPAVVILEPDAIAHSLQGCAESGERLAVLHDAVTVLKGNSSTSVYLDAGNPGWITDTRQLALALRRAGIAEADGFALNVANFYTTSDNITFGNGLSDALGGHIHFVVDTSRNGDGPAPSDDTSRWCNPPGRALGAAPTTETGQPLVDAFLWVKRPGESDGSCRSGEPPAGQWWPEYALGLAARAS